A single region of the Vicia villosa cultivar HV-30 ecotype Madison, WI linkage group LG4, Vvil1.0, whole genome shotgun sequence genome encodes:
- the LOC131595747 gene encoding cellulose synthase-like protein D4: MASLNRQTSKKSARSEKPNVKFARRTSSGRYVNLSNNDIEMASNASGDYNNYTVHIPHTPDNQPMDDSSAATKAEEQYVSNSLFTGGFNSVTRAHLMDKVTDSEVSHPQMAGAKVTPCSICNGKVTKNEQGKDVTPCPCRYKICRDCFIDAQRDNGMCPGCKEHYKVRDYEDDSNEYLNGTLMASGSRNNMSVMKRNQNGEFDHNKWLFETRGTYGVGNAYWPPDDEEDGGDGHHEGIFDAAEKPWKPLCRKTPIPSGIISPYRLLIFVRLVVMFFFLHWRVVNPNQDAVWLWLMSITCEIWFGFSWILDQIPKLTPVNRSTDLIVLHEKFDSPSPSNPTGRSDLPGVDLFVSTADPEKEPPLTTANTILSILAVDYPVEKLACYVSDDGGALLSFEAMAEAASFADLWVPFCRKHNIEPRNPDTYFSLKIDPTKNKSRLDFVKDRRRVKREYDEFKVRINGLPDSIRRRSDAFNAREEMKMMKHMKESGADPSEPVKVLKAIWMADGTHWPGTWNPSSRDHAKSDHAGILQVMLKPPSPDSVMGSEDGKIIDFSDVDTRLPMLVYVSREKRPGYDHNKKAGAMNALVRASAILSNGPFILNLDCDHYIYNCKAVREGMCFMMDRGGEDICYIQFPQRFEGIDPSDRYANHNTVFFDGNMRALDGIQGPVYVGTGTMFRRFALYGFDPPSGDWDEKNPKQNCNEEYCETTPALNASEFDQDLDINLLPKRFGNSTMLAESIPVAEFQGRPLADHPAIKYGRPPGKLRAPKEPLDATTVAEAVSVISCWYEDKTEWGDRVGWIYGSVTEDVVTGYRMHNRGWRSVYCITKRDAFRGSAPINLTDRLHQVLRWATGSVEIFFSKNNAFLGSKRLKLLQRLAYLNVGIYPFTSLFLIVYCFLPALSLFSGFFIVQTVSIAFLVYLLIMTVCLVMLAILEVKWSGIELEQWWRNEQFWLISGTSAHLAAVVQGLLKVVAGIEISFTLTAKSGAEDDDDIYADLYVVKWTSLMIPPIVIAMVNVIAIVVAFSRTVYSANPQWSKFIGGAFFSFWVLAHLYPFAKGLMGRRGKTPTIVFVWSGLIAITLSLLWVAISPPTGGRDDPNTTQNFQFP; the protein is encoded by the exons ATGGCATCATTGAATAGACAAACTTCAAAGAAATCTGCGCGTAGCGAGAAGCCAAATGTAAAATTTGCGAGAAGAACATCAAGTGGAAGATatgttaatttgtcaaataaTGACATTGAAATGGCTTCAAATGCATCAGGAGATTATAATAATTACACTGTTCATATTCCTCATACCCCAGATAACCAACCAATGGATGATTCTTCTGCTGCAACGAAAGCTGAAGAACAATATGTTTCGAATTCTTTATTTACTGGTGGATTCAATAGTGTAACTAGAGCTCATCTTATGGACAAAGTAACTGATTCTGAAGTGAGTCATCCTCAAATGGCAGGGGCTAAAGTAACTCCCTGTTCAATTTGTAATGGAAAAGTTACGAAGAATGAGCAAGGAAAGGACGTGACTCCATGTCCGTGTAG GTACAAGATTTGTAGAGATTGTTTTATAGATGCGCAAAGAGATAACGGCATGTGTCCCGGTTGTAAGGAGCACTACAAAGTAAGAGATTATGAAGATGATAGCAATGAGTATTTAAATGGAACGTTAATGGCATCAGGTTCCAGAAACAATATGTCAGTTATGAAGAGAAATCAAAATGGAGAATTTGATCACAATAAGTGGTTGTTTGAGACGAGAGGTACCTATGGAGTTGGAAATGCTTATTGGCCTCCAGATGATGAAGAGGATGGTGGTGATGGTCACCATGAAGGAATATTTGATGCTGCTGAGAAACCTTGGAAGCCTTTGTGCAGAAAAACACCAATTCCATCTGGCATCATAAGTCCATACAG GTTGCTTATTTTTGTTCGCTTAGTAGTGATGTTCTTCTTCTTGCATTGGAGAGTGGTTAACCCGAATCAAGATGCAGTGTGGTTGTGGCTCATGTCAATTACTTGTGAGATATGGTTTGGCTTCTCTTGGATACTTGACCAAATTCCAAAGCTTACCCCTGTCAATCGTTCCACTGACCTCATTGTCCTTCACGAGAAATTCGACAGTCCATCACCATCCAATCCCACAGGAAGATCTGATCTGCCCGGTGTTGATCTTTTTGTGTCCACGGCTGATCCAGAAAAAGAGCCACCTCTTACAACTGCCAATACTATTCTTTCTATATTAGCAGTTGATTACCCTGTGGAGAAACTTGCTTGTTATGTTTCAGATGATGGAGGGGCTCTCTTGAGTTTTGAGGCCATGGCTGAGGCTGCGAGTTTTGCTGATTTATGGGTTCCCTTTTGTCGCAAACACAACATTGAGCCAAGGAATCCTGATACTTACTTCTCCTTAAAAATCGATCCCACCAAGAACAAGAGTAGATTGGATTTCGTGAAGGACAGAAGAAGGGTGAAAAGAGAGTATGATGAGTTCAAAGTCCGCATAAATGGCCTGCCAGACTCTATTAGGAGAAGATCTGATGCATTTAATGCGAGGGAggaaatgaagatgatgaagcatATGAAGGAGAGTGGGGCTGACCCTTCTGAGCCTGTTAAAGTATTAAAGGCCATTTGGATGGCAGATGGCACTCATTGGCCAGGCACTTGGAATCCTTCTTCTAGAGATCATGCTAAAAGTGACCATGCCGGAATTCTTCAG GTAATGCTGAAGCCACCCAGTCCCGATTCGGTAATGGGAAGTGAAGATGGCAAGATCATAGATTTCTCTGATGTAGACACACGTTTACCGATGTTAGTATATGTATCTCGAGAGAAGAGGCCAGGTTATGATCACAACAAGAAAGCTGGTGCCATGAATGCACTAGTTCGAGCATCTGCAATATTGTCAAACGGACCATTCATTCTCAATCTTGATTGTGATCACTATATATATAATTGTAAGGCGGTACGTGAAGGAATGTGCTTCATGATGGACAGAGGTGGTGAAGATATATGTTATATCCAGTTCCCTCAAAGATTTGAAGGCATTGATCCCTCAGATCGATATGCCAACCACAATACTGTATTCTTTGATGGAAACATGCGAGCCCTCGATGGTATTCAAGGCCCTGTTTATGTCGGAACTGGAACCATGTTCAGGAGGTTTGCACTGTACGGCTTTGACCCACCATCGGGTGATTGGGATGAGAAAAATCCCAAACAAAATTGTAATGAAGAGTACTGTGAAACTACACCGGCCTTGAATGCCAGTGAGTTTGATCAAGATCTAGATATAAATCTGTTGCCTAAGCGCTTTGGTAATTCAACTATGTTGGCTGAGAGCATACCCGTCGCTGAGTTCCAAGGTCGCCCTCTTGCTGATCATCCCGCCATCAAGTATGGACGTCCGCCGGGTAAACTAAGGGCCCCTAAAGAGCCACTTGATGCTACTACTGTAGCAGAAGCTGTCTCTGTGATTTCTTGTTG GTATGAAGACAAGACAGAATGGGGAGATAGAGTGGGATGGATTTATGGGTCAGTGACAGAGGATGTGGTTACAGGATACCGCATGCACAATCGTGGATGGCGTTCTGTATACTGTATAACCAAGAGAGATGCATTTCGTGGATCAGCACCAATTAATCTCACCGATCGATTGCATCAGGTTCTGAGGTGGGCCACTGGTTCTGTTGAGATTTTCTTCTCCAAGAACAATGCATTCCTCGGCAGTAAGCGCCTAAAACTCTTACAACGTCTCGCTTACCTCAATGTTGGAATCTACCCTTTCACCTCCCTCTTCCTCATTGTCTATTGCTTCCTCCCAGCACTTTCATTATTCTCTGGATTTTTTATTGTGCAAACTGTCAGTATTGCTTTCTTAGTCTACTTGCTCATCATGACGGTGTGCCTGGTGATGCTAGCCATTCTCGAGGTTAAGTGGTCTGGCATAGAGCTAGAGCAGTGGTGGAGGAACGAACAATTTTGGCTCATTTCTGGCACTAGTGCTCACCTGGCTGCTGTGGTGCAGGGTCTCCTAAAAGTGGTTGCTGGAATTGAAATTTCCTTTACTTTGACGGCTAAATCAGGAgcagaggatgatgatgatatttATGCAGATTTGTATGTAGTCAAATGGACCTCTCTAATGATACCGCCCATAGTTATCGCTATGGTAAATGTGATTGCTATTGTAGTTGCCTTTTCTAGGACAGTTTATAGCGCAAACCCACAATGGAGTAAGTTCATAGGAGGAGCATTTTTTAGTTTTTGGGTTCTTGCTCATTTGTATCCATTTGCAAAAGGATTGATGGGAAGGAGAGGGAAGACTCCCACCATTGTGTTTGTGTGGTCAGGTCTTATTGCGATTACACTTTCTTTGCTTTGGGTTGCGATTAGCCCACCCACGGGTGGTAGAGATGACCCAAATACTACGCAAAATTTCCAATTTCCATGA